A region from the Sandaracinus amylolyticus genome encodes:
- the pyrH gene encoding UMP kinase, translating to MSGLRYRRVMLKLSGEALAGSEGGFGIDQPTLQVLATEVAEAHALGAECGVVIGGGNIFRGLKGSAQGMDRATADYMGMLATVINSLALQDTLERLKVPTRVLSALEIRQVAEPYIRRRAIRHLEKGRVVIFAAGTGNPFFSTDTAAALRSMEIGAELLCKATKVEGVYDKDPAKHADAVMLRRLTYDRCLSDRIGVMDSTAMALARENKLPIRVFALLKRGNIKRVLLGEDVGTLVTETGQES from the coding sequence ATGAGCGGTCTTCGTTACCGGCGCGTGATGCTGAAGCTCTCGGGTGAGGCCCTCGCGGGCTCCGAGGGCGGGTTCGGAATCGATCAGCCCACGCTGCAGGTCCTCGCGACGGAAGTCGCGGAGGCGCACGCGCTCGGCGCGGAGTGCGGCGTGGTGATCGGCGGCGGCAACATCTTCCGCGGCCTCAAGGGCAGCGCGCAGGGGATGGACCGCGCGACCGCCGACTACATGGGAATGCTCGCGACGGTGATCAACAGCCTCGCGCTGCAGGACACGCTCGAGCGCCTCAAGGTGCCGACGCGCGTGCTGAGCGCGCTGGAGATCCGCCAGGTCGCGGAGCCGTACATCCGCCGCCGCGCGATCCGCCACCTCGAGAAGGGGCGCGTCGTCATCTTCGCGGCGGGCACCGGCAACCCGTTCTTCTCGACCGATACCGCCGCTGCCCTGCGCAGCATGGAGATCGGCGCCGAGCTGCTATGCAAGGCGACGAAGGTCGAGGGCGTCTACGACAAGGACCCCGCGAAGCACGCGGACGCGGTGATGCTCCGTCGCCTCACGTACGATCGCTGCCTGAGCGATCGCATCGGCGTGATGGACTCGACCGCGATGGCGCTCGCGCGCGAGAACAAGCTCCCGATCCGCGTCTTCGCGCTGCTGAAGCGCGGCAACATCAAGCGCGTCCTGCTCGGCGAAGACGTCGGCACGCTGGTGACGGAGACCGGCCAGGAGTCGTAG